CACATTTTTTCGTTATTCCACATTCGTTACTTTTAGCTTCGTCTGAagtatctttactttttttattttgtccacACTTATCTACTCCTTTACATAATTCATCACTCTCGGAAGAAGTCATATCTTCTACTCCTAATCCATCTTCTTCATCAACGTAATATTCCTCGGTTTCATCTGATATTTCTTCTGACATTTGAATATGATGATCACTAGAATCTTCTTCACTTCCAGATTCGTAATATTCATACTCTTCTTCTGAATACTCTAATTCTTTTTCATCTTCAGAATTCGCTGTATCGATATTGCTTTGACCTTCtctatttttcaatgaattataGTCTATTCTCTTGGtaggaatataaaaacaataaaatttcctCAATTAGTTAATAATACTCATTAGTCATAGCataagtcaacaaaaaaaaaaaaaaattaagctccATATTCAATTCTAGTAGTACTAAACAATTTAACACGAATCTGCTATTAGATTTTTCCTATCAAATCTGATTcaccagatttaaaaaaaaaatgttttagtatttttactttttctatagGATTGAGccaagttttaaaatattgcacTTCTTAAAATTAGaggatcaaatattaaatttaagaacatatataaaatcaatataattttttttcaaaaaataaattaattgtcatgtggattattgattttttaaaggttcaaaagttgatttaaagctttaaaaagggtaaaaacacacataaaattgaaaaccaTTCGCGATCAACTTGTCAAGATACATAGGTAATTGAATAAgaaaagatatttgaaaaagtaaaattttgtggTCTAATATAATAAgtcattttgaaacaaattacttgGCTTACCAAAGAGCGTGTCATATCCTGGACTTAAcgtgtcatttttttcttcaaagtacCTACAAAAgccaattataaaattatactatattatttttaaaatttatttattccgCCCACGAAGTTGAACAGAGGTTAAATTTTTGCCGTGGGGTTATATCCCCAAATGAGGTTAATATAAAAGGAGTGActggttgaaaaaaaagaatcaacctaattttttctccattacTTCAGGTagaatgaagaagaagaagctgCAGCATGATTATTCCATttgtctagaattccatgataTAGAACGAATTTTAATTGAAACGGATCcagaccgattttttctttgGGATAGGTCCAAACCGAACTTATTTAAATACCAAATTAGTTcgatccactaaaaatcataagaCTCGTAAAAGGTCAAGGTAAAGGGgacacaaaatgttaaaaacacaaaaagttTTCTTGTTCTAATTATGGTGGGCACAAAGTTGGATTTTATACGTTATTTAACTCTTATAGTACTCGTAATCT
The sequence above is drawn from the Lepeophtheirus salmonis chromosome 5, UVic_Lsal_1.4, whole genome shotgun sequence genome and encodes:
- the LOC121118645 gene encoding uncharacterized protein isoform X3, producing the protein MIVLILVIHVLLPKLSMVRSNGEEYDDGFYHELVDKYFEEKNDTLSPGYDTLFDYNSLKNREGQSNIDTANSEDEKELEYSEEEYEYYESGSEEDSSDHHIQMSEEISDETEEYYVDEEDGLGVEDMTSSESDELCKGVDKCGQNKKSKDTSDEAKSNECGITKKCGEDSENDSKESKSGECSKKSDCKPVTTGPLAKSIKLKTIVSCFTRKFYKEIELIQI